The Oncorhynchus keta strain PuntledgeMale-10-30-2019 unplaced genomic scaffold, Oket_V2 Un_contig_26661_pilon_pilon, whole genome shotgun sequence genome segment CGAGTAAACAGTGAAGCATGCGCATGATGAATCTCGCGAGTTTACCAAAACGGGAAACGAGCAAAAGGTATTGGATTAGAAGCGTTTATAATATAATGCAACAACATTAGTGAGTATTTGGAAGAAATAGAGCAGAACCTGGAACATGATGCATGGCGAACAAGCATTTAGTAGGAAATATATATTTCAAAGGAAATTGGATCCTCCTCGATTTGGTTTATGAAACGCACATTGATTTAATCGCCATTCATTTTCTGCCGGGTTGAATTCACTCAACTTTTGACTTTTTCTTCTCCTGGCTTTGATTAACAAAAGCCTCCCTGTCATATAGGTAGGTTGGCTACAGTCTGTTTTTATTTCTCACCTCGTGTTGATTTTGTAATTCATGCCAGAATACGGGCTCAGCAGAAGTTTCAGCTTTGAAATAGGTTACAGTCTGACTGATTTGCAGttaaaaaaagtaaataaacaaAACTACAACAACATCTTACAGATTCTGTTTAGGGCCTACCTATATGCGCTATTGAACTAACGGAACTAAAGTCTGACGTTATGTTCGGTGCATTGGATCAGAGCCTACTGGTGGAAAGCTGTGCTGTGGTGTCCTATTCGTTGTGAGAGACATGGACAACAGACTGGGTCTGGGTgatgaagaggagggagatgTGGAGACCCTGTGGCACTCTTTGGACTGGCTGACGTCCTGTGTGATGGTGGTTGGAGGGGCTCTGCCCTACGCCTCACAGTACCAGCAGATCCTTCGGACCAAGAACACAGACGGCTTCTCTACACGCGTCTGCCTGGTTCTGCTGGTCGCTAACATCCTCCACATCCTCTTCTGGCGAGTGGGTTTGGGTGTTTGGGGGTAAGGTTTACCTGGAGGTAATGCAGTGTCAGGTTTTCCgctaatgtgtgtgtatgtgtgtgtgtgtgtgcgtctgtttgtttgtttgtgtgtatgtgtgtgcgtctgcctgtgtgtgtgtgtgtgtgtgtgtgtgtgtgtgtgtgtgtgtgtgtgtgtgtgtgtgtgtgtgtgtgtgtgtgtgtgtgtgtgtgtgtgtgtgtgtgtgtgtgtgtgtgtgtgtgtgtctgtctgttgtgtttgttgtgtgtgtgtgtgtgtgtgtgtgtgtgtgtgtgtgtgtgtgtgtgtgtgtgtgtgtgtgtgtgtgtgtgtgtgtgcgtctgcctgtttgtgtgtgtgtatgtatgtgtgtgcgtctgcctgcttgtttgtgcgtgtgtgcgtctgcctgtttgtgtgtgttttcacaCCTGCAGGTTTGGGAAGCAGTTTGAGGTGACTCTGCTCCTGCAGAGTGTGGTGATGATTCTCACCATGCTGGTGATGCTCAACCTCTGCTGCTCTGTACAGAACACCAACCGTATCAGCACCAAACAGCACCACATCACAGGTAACAGCAACCATATAGCACCCGTAGAATAACTATCTAACAGCCATCTGACTTCGGCTCCAGGCGTTTGGTTACGTTGAAAGATGATAGCAAAGGCTAACAACATCATTTTAAAAACCATAAGACAGCCAGCTATCACCCATCTATGCATCATTTAATAACCATCCAGCCACCTCTGCAGCTGTTCTGTTGTTTTACCACTAGAGGGAGATATTGGGGAGGAAAGAGGAAACAAAATCCTTCCATTAtttaccttctctctctgtctgtctgtctctctgtctgtctgtctgtctctctctctgtctgtatctctctctctctgtctgtatctctctctctctgtctgtatctcctgtctctctgtctgtatctctctctgtctgcatctctctctctctgtctgtatctctctctctgtctgtatctctctctctgtctgtatctctctctctgtctgtatctctctctctctctctgtctctctgtctctctctgtctctctgtctgtatctctctctgtctgcatctctgtctctctgtctgtatctctttctctctgtctgtatctctttctctctgtctgtgtctctctctctctgtctgtgtctctcagcTGCAATATCTCAaaagtcctctctctgtctgtctctctgtctgtatctctgtctgtatctctgtctcctctgtctgtatctctgtctctctgtctgtatctctggaggctctctctgtctgtatctctctctctgtctgtatacaacccaaggggggcaacccagacaggccgaccacaacagtgaatctctctctctgtctgtatctctgtctctctgtctgtatcgctgtctctctgtctgtatcataAAAATCTGTCTctgcttgtctgtctctctgtctgtgtctgtctgtatgctctctctctctgtctgtgtctgtctgtctctctgtctgtgtctatgtctctctctctgtctgtgcatCATTTTTCtctgatttttctctctctctctgtctgtataacgctgtctctctgtctgtgtctgtctctgtctgtgtctgtctctctgtctgtgtctctgtctctctctctgtctgtctgtctctgtctctctctgtgtctgtatccctgtgtctgtatccctgtgtctgtatctctgtgtctctgtctctctctctctgtgtctgtgtctcggtctctctctctctctctctgtatctctgtgtctgtgtctctgtctgtctgtgtctctgtctgtctgtgtttctttgtgtctctgtctcgctctctctctccatccaccccatctctctctctatcagatcTGGAACCCCGGTTCTTTTGGAGCTGGGATGGCTTTGAGGACTACCTCATCTTCCTGTTGGCCTTCACGCTGCCCTGTGCCTTCGCCACCC includes the following:
- the LOC127922667 gene encoding solute carrier family 66 member 2-like, with translation MILTMLVMLNLCCSVQNTNRISTKQHHITDLEPRFFWSWDGFEDYLIFLLAFTLPCAFATLLLLDSSLFVESLGFLAVLTEAMLGLPQLLQNQRKHSTTGMR